A window from Primulina huaijiensis isolate GDHJ02 chromosome 13, ASM1229523v2, whole genome shotgun sequence encodes these proteins:
- the LOC140991809 gene encoding uncharacterized protein produces MEQNMPIIAKKCWKILRVAYFMLRKGISKGKILADLNLMLKRGKIAGKLGAIHNLMFHHHSSSAADSDSKYTHHRHLSFPTPLNEYEFSCSNTPAHPTFHLPFHLNSKRKHSKAAAEAPPSLDEDLVAEALEIFTSATASPALPGFGPSPMVRQLRVTDSPYPISEIEEDNHVDEAAEAFITKFYNDLKRQNSAAYFGS; encoded by the coding sequence ATGGAGCAAAACATGCCGATTATAGCGAAGAAATGTTGGAAAATACTTCGAGTGGCGTATTTCATGTTAAGGAAAGGCATATCGAAGGGGAAGATACTCGCCGACCTCAACCTCATGTTGAAGCGTGGCAAGATCGCCGGGAAACTGGGAgccatacacaatctcatgtTCCACCACCACTCCTCCTCCGCAGCCGACTCCGACTCCAAATACACCCACCACCGCCACCTCTCCTTCCCCACCCCACTAAACGAGTACGAGTTCAGCTGCAGCAACACACCTGCCCACCCCACTTTCCACCTCCCCTTCCACCTCAACAGCAAGCGCAAACACTCCAAGGCGGCGGCGGAGGCGCCTCCGTCCCTTGACGAAGATCTAGTGGCGGAAGCTCTGGAGATATTCACAAGCGCCACGGCGTCGCCTGCTCTACCTGGGTTCGGGCCGAGCCCGATGGTGAGGCAACTTAGGGTCACAGACTCCCCATATCCGATAAGTGAGATTGAAGAAGACAATCATGTGGATGAAGCTGCCGAAGCATTCATCACCAAAttctacaatgatttgaagCGGCAGAATTCAGCGGCGTATTTCGGTTCTTAA